From Nicotiana tabacum cultivar K326 chromosome 22, ASM71507v2, whole genome shotgun sequence, one genomic window encodes:
- the LOC142176095 gene encoding uncharacterized protein LOC142176095 gives MSVKLTGPDNYTQWSSSMRVSLLGKSKLGFVYGRYPKEKFPHVLHELWEKCNAIVLSRIMNSVSAELLSGMVYALSSHKLWMELKETFDKVNGSRVLYLHKQIATLAQGLSSVSTYFSKLKELRAEFDALMPCLGCGCKESKKYVEHFEYQRIL, from the coding sequence ATGTCTGTCAAGCTCACAGGACCTGATAATTACACGCAGTGGAGTAGTAGTATGCGAGTTAGTCTGCTAGGTAAAAGTAAACTAGGGTTTGTATATGGAAGGTATCCAAAAGAGAAGTTTCCTCATGTTCTTCATGAACTTTGGGAAAAGTGTAATGCTATAGTCCTATCGCGGATTATGAATTCTGTGAGTGCTGAATTGTTGAGTGGCATGGTCTATGCTTTGAGTTCTCACAAATTGTGGATGGAACTCAAAGAGACATTTGATAAAGTTAATGGTTCTAGAGTGTTATATCTGCATAAACAAATTGCAACTCTGGCTCAAGGACTTTCATCTGTGTCTACTTACTTCTCAAAATTGAAGGAGTTACGGGCAGAGTTTGATGCTCTTATGCCCTGCCTTGGGTGTGGCTGTAAAGAGTCGAAGAAATATGTTGAGCATTTTGAGTACCAAAGGATATTATAG